One window of the Streptomyces sp. TS71-3 genome contains the following:
- a CDS encoding ATP-binding protein translates to MPNRPETLAPDHAFDGTIEHRGMLLPRRRSTPAAARSFVAETLTRWGHTGRLDDIRLCTSELATNAVLHGAPAGRLVLVRVLLHDALLRIDVQDSGDGTPNKQRVPDTADHGRGLLLVSAIADDWGVAARQGPGKCVWAVFHHCAADPTTRRDIP, encoded by the coding sequence ATGCCCAACAGACCGGAAACCCTCGCACCGGACCACGCCTTCGACGGCACCATCGAGCACCGCGGGATGCTTCTCCCCCGGCGCCGGTCCACCCCAGCCGCCGCCCGTTCGTTCGTCGCCGAGACCCTCACCCGTTGGGGTCACACCGGACGCCTTGACGACATCCGGCTGTGCACCTCGGAACTCGCCACCAACGCCGTGCTGCATGGAGCTCCCGCAGGCCGACTGGTCCTGGTACGCGTCCTGCTCCACGACGCCCTCCTGCGAATCGACGTACAGGACAGCGGCGACGGCACGCCCAACAAGCAGCGGGTACCGGACACCGCCGACCACGGCCGCGGCCTGCTCCTCGTCTCTGCCATCGCCGACGACTGGGGGGTGGCGGCACGCCAGGGTCCCGGCAAGTGCGTCTGGGCTGTCTTCCACCACTGCGCGGCCGATCCGACTACACGGAGGGACATCCCATGA
- a CDS encoding amino acid permease, with the protein MSDLTTEAGVSEAVRPVLPPADTSDHGYKKDLKSRHINMIAVGGAIGTGLFLGAGGRLNSVGPSLFIAYAVCGVFAFLVVRALGELVLYRPTSGAFVSYAREFMGEKGAYAAGWLYFLNWSTTGMADITAAATYAHYWAMFSSIPQWVLALVALAVVLAANLISVKYFGEMEFWFAIIKVAALVVFMGIGIFLIVTSHDVGGHAPGVDTITGHGGIFPGGVWPMLLLMQGVIFAYAGVEMCGVAAGETENPEKIMPRAINSIMWRVGVFYVGSVILLSLLLPYTSYSDGESPFVTVYSKIGIPGAAGVMNLVVLTAALSSLNSGLYSTGRILRSMSHAGSAPKFTGVMNRGGVPYGGILLTAGFGILGVVLNYVMPGDAFELVINFASIGILGTWVMIMLVSLLFWQRSKDGTVTRPDFHLPWAPWTQIATLLFLGSVVVLMWLDGGVSRTTVWCLPVIAAALVGGWYAVRRRVTASSSS; encoded by the coding sequence ATGAGTGATCTCACCACCGAAGCCGGCGTCTCCGAGGCGGTCCGGCCGGTCCTTCCCCCCGCGGACACCAGCGACCACGGGTACAAGAAAGACCTCAAATCACGGCACATCAACATGATCGCGGTCGGCGGCGCGATCGGCACGGGGCTGTTCCTGGGAGCAGGCGGGCGGCTGAACTCCGTGGGCCCGTCCCTGTTCATCGCCTACGCCGTCTGCGGCGTCTTCGCCTTCCTCGTCGTGCGCGCCCTCGGCGAGCTGGTCCTCTACCGGCCGACCTCCGGAGCGTTCGTCTCGTACGCCCGCGAGTTCATGGGGGAGAAAGGGGCCTACGCCGCCGGCTGGCTCTACTTCCTCAACTGGTCCACCACCGGCATGGCGGACATCACCGCCGCCGCGACCTACGCCCACTACTGGGCGATGTTCAGCAGCATCCCGCAGTGGGTGCTCGCCCTCGTCGCCCTCGCCGTGGTGCTCGCCGCGAACCTCATATCCGTGAAGTACTTCGGCGAGATGGAGTTCTGGTTCGCCATCATCAAGGTGGCCGCCCTGGTCGTCTTCATGGGGATCGGCATCTTCCTCATCGTCACCTCGCACGACGTCGGCGGCCACGCCCCCGGCGTGGACACCATCACCGGCCACGGCGGCATCTTCCCGGGCGGTGTCTGGCCGATGCTGCTGCTCATGCAGGGTGTGATCTTCGCCTACGCGGGCGTCGAGATGTGCGGCGTCGCGGCCGGCGAGACGGAGAACCCCGAGAAGATCATGCCGCGCGCCATCAACTCCATCATGTGGCGCGTCGGCGTCTTCTACGTCGGCTCGGTCATCCTGCTCTCGCTCCTCCTGCCGTACACCTCCTACTCCGACGGCGAGAGCCCCTTCGTCACCGTCTACTCCAAGATCGGCATCCCGGGCGCCGCAGGCGTGATGAACCTGGTCGTCCTCACGGCCGCCCTGTCGAGCCTCAACTCGGGCCTGTACTCGACCGGCCGCATCCTGCGCTCGATGTCGCACGCCGGCTCCGCACCGAAGTTCACCGGCGTGATGAACCGGGGCGGCGTCCCCTACGGCGGCATCCTCCTGACCGCCGGCTTCGGCATCCTCGGTGTGGTCCTGAACTACGTCATGCCGGGCGACGCCTTCGAGCTCGTGATCAACTTCGCCTCCATCGGCATCCTGGGCACCTGGGTCATGATCATGCTGGTCTCGCTGCTCTTCTGGCAGCGCTCCAAGGACGGCACGGTCACGCGTCCCGACTTCCACCTGCCCTGGGCGCCTTGGACGCAGATCGCGACGCTCCTGTTCCTCGGATCGGTCGTCGTCCTGATGTGGCTGGACGGCGGGGTCTCCCGGACCACGGTGTGGTGTCTGCCCGTGATCGCGGCGGCGCTGGTCGGCGGCTGGTACGCGGTCCGACGTCGCGTCACGGCGTCGTCGTCTTCCTGA
- a CDS encoding aldo/keto reductase: MPLDRLPAAPPTPLGLGLAALGRPAYITLGRGADLPAERTVGTMETRAHEVLDAAYAHGVRYFDVARSYGRAEEFLADWLRARPEIHDAVLGSKWGYRYTAGWRIDAEVQEVKEHSRAMFDRQLAETRGFLGDRLDLYQVHSVTPDSPVLTDRALQEGLAALAAEGVTVGVTTSGAEQPAAIRAALEVTVAGVPLFSTVQATYNLLEPSAGPALAEAHAAGRTVIVKEALANGRLVHEAAGSPLGRLAARTGTAPDALALAAVLREPWTGIVLSGAATPAQLDGNVSALTVSLTAEDTGDADDLEELSTMAEPAPAYWRHRAGLPWA, encoded by the coding sequence GTGCCCCTAGACCGTCTCCCCGCCGCCCCACCCACCCCCCTCGGCCTGGGCCTGGCCGCGCTCGGCCGCCCCGCCTACATCACTCTCGGCCGCGGCGCGGACCTGCCGGCCGAGCGGACCGTCGGCACCATGGAGACCCGCGCCCACGAGGTGCTCGACGCGGCCTACGCGCACGGAGTGCGCTACTTCGACGTCGCCCGCTCCTACGGCAGGGCGGAGGAGTTCCTCGCCGACTGGCTGCGCGCCCGCCCGGAGATCCACGATGCCGTTCTCGGCAGCAAGTGGGGTTACCGGTACACGGCCGGCTGGCGGATCGACGCGGAGGTGCAGGAGGTCAAGGAGCACAGCAGGGCGATGTTCGACCGGCAGCTCGCCGAGACACGGGGCTTCCTCGGGGACCGTCTCGACCTGTACCAGGTCCACTCCGTGACCCCCGACAGCCCCGTCCTCACGGACCGCGCGCTCCAGGAGGGGCTGGCCGCCCTGGCCGCCGAAGGCGTCACCGTGGGCGTGACGACGAGCGGCGCCGAGCAGCCGGCGGCCATCCGCGCCGCGCTGGAGGTCACGGTGGCGGGCGTCCCGCTGTTCTCGACCGTCCAGGCCACGTACAACCTGCTGGAGCCCTCGGCGGGTCCCGCCCTCGCGGAGGCCCACGCCGCCGGACGCACCGTCATCGTCAAGGAGGCACTGGCCAACGGCCGCCTCGTGCACGAGGCGGCGGGCTCCCCTCTCGGCCGCCTCGCGGCACGCACCGGAACCGCCCCCGACGCCCTTGCCCTGGCGGCCGTGCTCCGCGAGCCGTGGACCGGCATCGTCCTCTCCGGCGCCGCCACCCCGGCCCAGCTGGACGGCAACGTCTCGGCGCTGACCGTCTCCCTCACCGCCGAGGACACCGGGGACGCCGACGACCTCGAAGAACTGTCGACGATGGCGGAGCCGGCCCCCGCGTACTGGCGCCACAGGGCGGGCCTGCCCTGGGCCTAG
- a CDS encoding PadR family transcriptional regulator, producing the protein MSLPHALLALLDAGPMTGYELTKQFDQSADRVWHATHPQIYTELRRLEGAGLVTAREMPRGPKAKAVKRAYALTEEGGAELRRWVAQVEAPQRVRDVAYLKATYYEYAEPETVREQFEAHRAHFHEQQQRWERHVEQLRARRTELLSRRLAGAAREDHEKIVAFKVHAYQGLIERARTEVAWAERGLALVAGLDEPPDPAASAE; encoded by the coding sequence GTGTCCCTGCCCCACGCCCTGCTCGCCCTGCTCGACGCGGGCCCGATGACGGGGTACGAGCTCACGAAGCAGTTCGACCAGTCGGCCGACCGGGTCTGGCACGCGACGCACCCGCAGATCTACACGGAGCTGCGCCGCCTGGAGGGCGCTGGCCTCGTGACCGCCCGCGAGATGCCCCGCGGCCCGAAGGCGAAGGCCGTGAAGCGGGCGTACGCGCTGACGGAGGAGGGCGGCGCCGAGCTGCGGCGCTGGGTGGCTCAGGTCGAGGCGCCCCAGCGGGTCAGGGACGTGGCCTACCTGAAGGCCACGTACTACGAGTACGCCGAGCCGGAGACCGTACGCGAGCAGTTCGAGGCGCACCGCGCCCACTTCCACGAGCAGCAGCAGCGCTGGGAGCGGCACGTCGAGCAGTTGCGCGCGCGGCGCACGGAGCTGCTGAGCCGCCGCCTGGCGGGCGCGGCCCGGGAGGACCACGAGAAGATCGTTGCCTTCAAGGTCCACGCCTACCAGGGGCTCATCGAGCGCGCCCGCACGGAGGTCGCCTGGGCCGAGCGGGGCCTCGCGCTGGTGGCCGGGCTCGACGAGCCGCCGGACCCGGCGGCGTCCGCCGAGTAG
- a CDS encoding LLM class flavin-dependent oxidoreductase: MQPGTTRATGAGTAGTAATQFGIFSVGDVTPDPTTGRSPTDAERIQATVTIARKAEEVGLDVFATGEHHNPPFVPSSPTTLLGYVAALTERIVLSTSTTLITTNDPVKIAEDFSVLQHLSGGRTDVMLGRGNTGPVYPWFGQDIRDAIPLTVEHYGLLRRLWREEAVDWEGKLRTPLQGFTLVPRPLDGVPPFVWHGSIRSPEVAELAAYYGDGFFANHIFWPASHTRSMVELYRRRFEHYGHGTAAQAIVGLGGQVFMRRRSQDAVAEFRPYFDEAPVYGHGPSLEEFTSLTPLTVGSPAEVIEKTLGFRDYAGDYQRQLFLVDHAGLPLKTVLEQLDLLGEEVVPVLRREFAAGRPDEVPDAPTHASLRAEAAQRARSQKSQKSQKSQQSRQSQKSRQSQKSTQSAQTAGAAQTPDAARGDNQANGHGHGDGHGSEERGTPAP, encoded by the coding sequence GTGCAGCCAGGTACGACGCGAGCGACGGGGGCTGGCACGGCCGGCACGGCCGCCACGCAGTTCGGCATCTTCTCCGTCGGCGATGTGACCCCGGACCCGACCACCGGCCGGAGCCCCACCGACGCGGAGCGCATCCAGGCGACGGTCACGATCGCCAGGAAGGCCGAGGAGGTCGGCCTCGACGTCTTCGCGACCGGCGAGCACCACAACCCGCCGTTCGTGCCCTCGTCCCCCACCACCCTGCTCGGCTACGTCGCCGCACTGACCGAGCGGATCGTGCTGTCCACCTCGACCACGCTGATCACCACCAACGACCCCGTGAAGATCGCCGAGGACTTCAGCGTGCTCCAGCACCTGTCCGGCGGGCGCACCGACGTGATGCTGGGGCGCGGGAACACCGGCCCCGTCTACCCGTGGTTCGGCCAGGACATCCGCGACGCGATACCGCTGACCGTCGAGCACTACGGGCTGCTGCGCCGGCTGTGGCGCGAGGAGGCCGTGGACTGGGAGGGGAAGCTGCGCACGCCGTTGCAGGGCTTCACCCTCGTGCCCCGGCCGCTGGACGGGGTCCCGCCGTTCGTCTGGCACGGCTCCATCCGCAGCCCCGAGGTCGCCGAGCTGGCCGCGTACTACGGCGACGGGTTCTTCGCCAACCACATCTTCTGGCCCGCCTCCCACACCCGGAGCATGGTCGAGCTGTACCGCCGGCGGTTCGAGCACTACGGCCACGGTACGGCGGCGCAGGCCATCGTCGGCCTGGGCGGCCAGGTCTTCATGCGCCGCAGGAGCCAGGACGCCGTGGCCGAGTTCCGGCCGTACTTCGACGAGGCGCCCGTCTACGGGCACGGTCCCTCCCTGGAGGAGTTCACCTCGCTGACCCCGCTGACGGTCGGATCCCCGGCCGAGGTGATCGAGAAGACGCTCGGGTTCCGCGACTACGCCGGCGACTACCAGCGGCAGCTGTTCCTCGTCGACCACGCGGGGCTGCCGCTGAAGACCGTCCTGGAGCAGCTCGACCTCCTCGGGGAGGAGGTCGTCCCGGTGCTCCGCAGGGAGTTCGCCGCCGGCCGTCCGGACGAGGTGCCCGACGCGCCCACCCACGCGTCGCTGCGCGCCGAGGCGGCTCAGAGGGCGCGATCCCAGAAATCCCAGAAATCTCAGAAATCACAGCAATCACGGCAATCTCAGAAATCACGGCAATCTCAGAAATCAACGCAATCGGCGCAGACAGCGGGGGCCGCGCAGACACCGGACGCCGCCCGCGGCGACAACCAGGCGAACGGACACGGACACGGAGACGGACACGGATCAGAGGAACGGGGAACGCCGGCGCCATGA
- a CDS encoding MFS transporter: MTSPSRNGRAAVVALTYLGFALQMVQVGLLPLLPKIGADVGASPAGTSWILTSGLLSGAVFLAVLTRLGDLIGKRPVILLAMSLVVVGCLIGTFAESLPMVLLARVLIGAQLPMLALPVAIANDTMEPRRAHGAISAIHVTTGLGIAGGLLLGAFVGSSWHLYFAVSAVAALLALVATVLLVHDSPQRATGGLDLPGAALLTLALVAVLLGLSEGKPWGWGSARVLSLLAGGIVLFGLWWLRERTARTPLINVGYLTQARIGIPYAMTFLVAFGIYGSLSAVTRLAQTPTGAGFGFGWSEHTTAWFAVPQTVGPALGTLVLRWGRQRGLVMTAAISFCLIIVGFAGYALGHSTPIAELASLAPDSMGLAIALAATQLLVLSVVPAEESGIALGLSVVMYAVGQSMGSAVVGAFFAGLTTPAGLPALSSYLASFATCGAAAVVALLLCVPLVRSRAALSALAPAAQGPGALRSAPAGAEGESG, from the coding sequence GTGACCTCCCCTTCCCGCAACGGCCGTGCCGCCGTCGTCGCCCTGACCTACCTGGGCTTCGCCCTCCAGATGGTGCAGGTCGGCCTGCTGCCGCTGCTCCCCAAGATCGGCGCCGACGTGGGCGCCTCGCCCGCCGGAACGTCCTGGATCCTCACCTCGGGGCTGCTGTCGGGCGCCGTCTTCCTCGCCGTCCTCACCCGGCTCGGCGACCTCATCGGCAAACGCCCCGTCATCCTCCTGGCGATGAGCCTGGTCGTGGTCGGCTGCCTCATCGGCACCTTCGCCGAGAGCCTGCCCATGGTGCTGCTCGCCAGGGTCCTGATCGGCGCCCAGCTCCCCATGCTGGCGCTGCCCGTGGCCATCGCCAACGACACGATGGAACCCCGGCGGGCGCACGGCGCGATCAGCGCCATCCACGTGACCACCGGACTCGGCATCGCGGGGGGCCTGCTGCTCGGTGCCTTCGTCGGCTCGTCCTGGCACCTGTACTTCGCGGTCAGCGCCGTCGCCGCCCTGCTCGCGCTGGTGGCGACCGTCCTACTGGTGCACGACTCCCCGCAGCGCGCCACCGGCGGCCTCGACCTGCCGGGCGCCGCCCTGCTCACGCTGGCCCTGGTCGCCGTGCTGCTCGGGCTGAGCGAGGGCAAGCCGTGGGGCTGGGGCTCGGCACGGGTGCTGTCGCTGCTGGCGGGCGGGATCGTGCTGTTCGGCCTGTGGTGGCTGCGCGAGCGCACCGCGCGGACGCCGCTCATCAACGTCGGCTATCTGACCCAGGCGCGCATCGGCATCCCGTACGCCATGACCTTCCTGGTCGCGTTCGGCATCTACGGTTCGCTCTCCGCCGTGACGCGCCTCGCGCAGACGCCCACCGGGGCGGGCTTCGGCTTCGGGTGGAGCGAGCACACCACCGCGTGGTTCGCCGTGCCGCAGACCGTGGGTCCGGCGCTCGGCACCCTGGTGCTGCGCTGGGGGCGGCAGCGCGGCCTGGTGATGACCGCGGCCATCTCCTTCTGCCTCATCATCGTGGGCTTCGCGGGCTACGCGCTCGGCCACTCCACGCCGATCGCCGAGCTGGCCTCCCTCGCCCCGGACTCGATGGGCCTCGCCATCGCGCTGGCGGCCACGCAGCTGCTGGTGCTCAGCGTGGTGCCCGCCGAGGAGTCCGGCATCGCCCTGGGGCTCTCGGTCGTGATGTACGCGGTGGGGCAGTCGATGGGCAGCGCCGTCGTCGGTGCCTTCTTCGCGGGCCTCACCACGCCGGCCGGCCTGCCGGCCCTCAGCTCCTACCTCGCGTCCTTCGCGACGTGCGGTGCCGCGGCGGTCGTCGCGCTCCTGCTGTGCGTGCCGCTGGTACGCAGCCGGGCGGCGCTTTCGGCGCTCGCGCCGGCGGCCCAGGGGCCCGGGGCGCTGCGGTCTGCCCCGGCGGGCGCTGAGGGGGAGTCCGGGTGA
- a CDS encoding ASCH domain-containing protein, whose protein sequence is MTDAGARVRELNLYRQYFDLVAAGSKTIEVRVRYPHLADLAAGDTIRFRVKGTDETCEVEVTRVTEYRGFEDLLDGEGPANVNPTANREQQLANIRAIYPPEKEALGALAIEIRLPRLGF, encoded by the coding sequence ATGACCGATGCCGGCGCCCGCGTGCGCGAGCTCAACCTCTACCGCCAGTACTTCGACCTCGTCGCCGCGGGCAGCAAGACCATCGAGGTGCGGGTGAGATACCCGCACCTCGCGGACCTCGCCGCAGGCGACACCATCCGCTTCCGGGTCAAAGGCACGGACGAGACCTGCGAGGTCGAGGTCACGCGGGTCACCGAGTACCGCGGCTTCGAGGATCTGCTCGACGGTGAGGGGCCGGCCAACGTCAACCCCACCGCGAACCGCGAACAGCAACTCGCGAACATCCGCGCCATCTATCCGCCGGAGAAGGAGGCCCTCGGCGCCCTCGCCATCGAAATCCGACTGCCCCGACTCGGCTTCTGA
- a CDS encoding class I SAM-dependent methyltransferase: MTEPSAAHDAAVTDRSRLAGRAYNSDRDLAARQSLYRWQTPRYDLPGIVAGQVAEVRGCVVDVGCGNGTFIRRLRQDRPDLALLGLDIAPGILADVPGPVAVADATRLPLATAGADAALVLHMLYHVRDIPQAIRELSRVVTRDGLVIASTNSDHDKIELDDLWQRAAGDVLGTGHGPARISLSTRFSLEKAPGFLGEEFGRVRTIALPGTITVRDPRPVIAHMASYQAWADQHDVPFEATIERARAILADHIARTGAFEITCKGGILVCRR; this comes from the coding sequence GTGACCGAACCGTCCGCTGCACACGATGCCGCCGTCACCGACCGGAGCCGCCTCGCCGGGCGCGCGTACAACAGTGACCGTGACCTCGCGGCACGCCAGTCGCTCTACCGGTGGCAGACGCCCCGGTACGACCTGCCCGGCATCGTTGCCGGGCAGGTGGCCGAGGTACGCGGATGTGTGGTGGATGTCGGCTGCGGCAACGGCACGTTCATCCGTCGGCTCCGCCAGGACCGGCCGGACCTGGCGCTGCTGGGACTGGACATCGCCCCCGGCATCCTCGCGGATGTCCCCGGCCCTGTAGCCGTGGCGGACGCCACCCGCCTGCCGCTCGCAACGGCGGGCGCCGATGCGGCCCTGGTGCTGCACATGCTCTACCACGTCCGCGACATTCCCCAGGCGATCAGGGAACTCTCCCGCGTCGTGACCCGCGACGGGCTGGTGATCGCCTCGACCAACAGCGACCACGACAAGATCGAACTCGACGACTTGTGGCAGCGGGCCGCTGGCGACGTCCTCGGTACCGGACACGGCCCGGCGCGCATCTCGCTCAGCACCCGCTTCTCCCTGGAGAAGGCCCCGGGCTTCCTCGGGGAGGAGTTCGGTCGAGTGCGGACGATCGCGCTGCCGGGCACCATCACGGTCCGCGACCCCCGGCCTGTCATCGCGCATATGGCTTCCTACCAGGCGTGGGCGGACCAGCACGACGTGCCCTTCGAAGCGACCATCGAACGGGCTCGCGCCATCCTCGCTGACCACATCGCCCGGACCGGGGCGTTCGAGATCACCTGCAAGGGCGGCATCCTGGTCTGCCGCCGTTGA
- a CDS encoding XRE family transcriptional regulator, producing MAEEYNALEGRAAKTGKEIGRYEREARIPVPYTRKYLAQVFAIDVAVLDQAAAASRSGRGGNGTAGVGQELSARSSARSPTAVGAVSADAVVSAEFARFIAQRNADEFVVEQLEADVARLARAYVSHPLLELYVEIKRLRDGVFELLRGRQYPRQTADLYVTASRLCGLSAHVCLDLGDYDSAATHARTARACAGAAAHEGMLAWVRAVESLIAYWTGRYEQAARLARAGRRHRAGGSIGLRLASLEARTLALAGDRAGAVAALTDAERSREAMPGHDEVPGIFAFPAAKQFAYAGTTYLALSDREHVKRAITSADTAIRLYRSSEDDDQSVGDLFAAHVDLARGHLLLGDLDGTEAMLGFVLDSPPERMSASIVRRLTALGRELTESPYGGVAQAAHLCERLQHTAVLAATPVSQPTELST from the coding sequence GTGGCCGAGGAGTACAACGCCCTTGAGGGGCGTGCCGCGAAGACCGGCAAGGAGATCGGGCGCTATGAGCGAGAGGCCCGCATCCCGGTCCCGTACACGCGGAAGTACCTGGCGCAGGTGTTCGCCATCGATGTCGCGGTGCTCGACCAGGCCGCCGCGGCCAGCAGGAGTGGGCGGGGCGGCAACGGCACGGCAGGGGTTGGTCAAGAGCTGTCCGCGCGGTCTTCGGCGCGTTCACCCACCGCGGTGGGCGCCGTGTCGGCGGACGCGGTGGTGTCGGCCGAGTTCGCCCGGTTCATCGCGCAACGCAATGCCGATGAGTTCGTCGTCGAGCAGTTGGAGGCTGATGTCGCACGGCTCGCCCGGGCCTACGTCAGCCATCCGCTGCTGGAGCTGTACGTCGAGATCAAACGGTTGCGGGACGGCGTGTTCGAGCTGCTACGTGGACGGCAGTACCCCCGGCAGACCGCCGATCTGTATGTCACGGCCTCCCGATTGTGCGGACTCTCCGCCCACGTCTGCCTGGACTTGGGCGACTACGATTCCGCAGCCACCCATGCCCGTACCGCCCGGGCGTGTGCCGGGGCGGCCGCGCACGAGGGGATGCTGGCCTGGGTACGGGCCGTGGAGTCTCTGATCGCCTACTGGACCGGACGGTATGAGCAGGCGGCCCGGTTGGCACGGGCGGGCCGCCGGCACCGAGCAGGCGGCAGTATCGGACTCCGGTTGGCGAGCCTGGAGGCGCGGACGCTGGCCCTAGCAGGAGACCGGGCGGGTGCGGTGGCTGCCTTGACGGACGCCGAGCGCTCCCGCGAGGCGATGCCCGGCCACGACGAGGTGCCGGGCATCTTCGCCTTCCCCGCCGCCAAGCAGTTCGCCTATGCCGGAACGACCTACCTGGCCCTGAGCGACCGGGAGCACGTCAAGCGGGCCATCACCAGTGCGGACACCGCGATCCGGCTCTACCGCAGCTCGGAGGACGATGATCAGTCGGTGGGTGATCTGTTCGCCGCCCACGTCGACCTCGCCCGTGGCCATCTGCTGCTGGGCGACCTCGATGGCACCGAGGCGATGCTCGGCTTCGTTCTCGACTCCCCGCCCGAGCGGATGTCGGCCAGTATCGTGCGACGGCTCACCGCCCTGGGCCGGGAGCTGACCGAATCCCCATACGGTGGGGTCGCGCAAGCGGCGCACCTGTGCGAACGACTCCAGCACACGGCTGTCCTCGCGGCCACGCCCGTCTCACAACCCACGGAGCTGTCGACGTGA
- a CDS encoding CE1759 family FMN reductase: MTKLTVITGGLREPSSTRLLADRLETAVRAGLGELGHSVESSFVELRPLGRAIMDAMLTGFPTKALEEAFETVADADGVIAVTPAFNASYSGLFKSFFDVLPEEALSDMPVLIAATGGTERHSLVLEHAMRPMFSYLHAIVSPRGVYAATDDFGSEATGTAAATGPAGEASALGRRIESAASDYARLVHGCGSHERRDTFAADMESMQRLLGGTS; encoded by the coding sequence ATGACGAAGCTGACGGTCATCACCGGCGGCCTGCGCGAGCCGTCCTCCACGCGGCTCCTCGCCGACCGCCTCGAAACCGCTGTGCGCGCGGGGCTCGGGGAGCTGGGCCACAGCGTCGAGTCGTCCTTCGTCGAGCTACGGCCGCTGGGACGCGCGATCATGGACGCGATGCTCACCGGGTTCCCGACCAAGGCCCTGGAGGAGGCCTTCGAGACGGTCGCCGACGCCGACGGGGTCATCGCGGTCACGCCCGCGTTCAACGCCTCCTACAGCGGTCTGTTCAAGTCGTTCTTCGACGTCCTGCCGGAGGAGGCGCTGTCGGACATGCCGGTGCTCATCGCGGCCACCGGCGGCACCGAGCGGCACTCCCTCGTCCTCGAACACGCGATGCGCCCGATGTTCTCCTACCTGCACGCCATCGTCTCCCCGCGCGGCGTCTACGCGGCCACCGACGACTTCGGCTCGGAGGCCACGGGGACCGCGGCGGCCACGGGGCCCGCCGGGGAGGCCTCCGCCCTCGGCCGGCGCATCGAGTCCGCCGCGTCCGACTACGCCCGCCTGGTCCACGGCTGCGGGAGCCACGAACGGCGCGACACCTTCGCGGCCGACATGGAGTCGATGCAACGCCTGCTCGGCGGCACTTCCTGA
- a CDS encoding GNAT family N-acetyltransferase: MSDVEIRDDRDAGRLEAVQDGEVVGHIAYFALEPPERALVPVHTIVEPAHEGKGIAGSLVRELYGIAAREGDAVVPLCPYVTRWAERHPDEAPAAAPELQHAAEQWLAAHPGRF; this comes from the coding sequence GTGAGCGACGTCGAGATCCGCGACGACCGGGACGCAGGGCGGCTGGAGGCGGTCCAGGACGGGGAAGTGGTGGGCCACATCGCGTACTTCGCGCTGGAGCCGCCGGAGCGTGCGCTCGTCCCCGTCCACACGATCGTGGAACCTGCCCACGAGGGGAAGGGCATCGCCGGCTCCCTGGTCCGCGAGCTGTACGGCATCGCGGCCCGCGAGGGCGACGCCGTGGTCCCGCTCTGCCCCTACGTCACGCGCTGGGCGGAGCGCCACCCCGACGAGGCCCCGGCCGCCGCCCCCGAACTCCAGCACGCTGCCGAGCAGTGGCTGGCGGCACACCCGGGGCGGTTCTGA
- a CDS encoding universal stress protein, with translation MDAVMATVRGAAPGIEAAHVLGEGRAADVLLAASGGAALLVVGAHRRGGHAGRRLGPLHRAALRHAPCPVAIVPHI, from the coding sequence CTGGACGCGGTGATGGCCACCGTGCGGGGAGCCGCACCGGGCATCGAGGCGGCCCACGTCCTCGGCGAGGGACGCGCCGCGGACGTCCTGCTCGCCGCCTCCGGCGGAGCAGCCCTGCTGGTGGTCGGCGCCCACCGCCGCGGCGGCCATGCGGGACGCCGCCTCGGCCCCCTGCACCGGGCGGCGCTGCGGCACGCGCCCTGTCCGGTCGCGATTGTTCCGCACATTTGA
- a CDS encoding universal stress protein, protein MGDKPGRADRLDRSDRPVVVGTDGSPAACAAVDWAADEAAARGLPLRVVHAAVWAHFESAGRPLADRVTQEAGVRARSRRPSGAVVTEVLLRDPVPALLDEGESAALLVLGSRALGPVAGALLGSVSLPVMGRAPCPVVVVRDVPPLAGAGRPVVLGVGEHGEAVAAAAFALASAVARGCAVRAVHAWRPPPSRRASRTPDSRRAPSGTRAVRRPESAWTR, encoded by the coding sequence ATGGGTGACAAGCCTGGCAGGGCTGACCGGCTTGACCGGTCCGACAGGCCGGTGGTGGTCGGGACCGACGGTTCCCCGGCCGCGTGCGCGGCGGTCGACTGGGCCGCCGACGAGGCGGCGGCCCGCGGGTTGCCGCTGCGCGTCGTGCACGCGGCCGTGTGGGCGCACTTCGAGAGCGCCGGGCGCCCGCTCGCGGACCGCGTCACGCAGGAGGCGGGGGTGCGGGCCCGGTCCCGTCGCCCCTCCGGGGCCGTCGTGACAGAGGTCCTGCTGCGCGATCCGGTGCCCGCCCTGCTCGACGAGGGCGAGTCGGCGGCCCTGCTGGTGCTGGGCAGCAGGGCGCTCGGGCCGGTCGCCGGAGCGCTGCTGGGTTCCGTGAGCCTGCCGGTGATGGGCAGGGCCCCGTGCCCGGTCGTGGTGGTCCGCGACGTGCCGCCCCTCGCGGGCGCCGGCCGCCCGGTCGTCCTCGGCGTCGGCGAGCACGGCGAGGCGGTCGCGGCGGCGGCCTTCGCGCTGGCGTCGGCGGTCGCGCGCGGCTGCGCCGTGCGGGCGGTGCACGCCTGGCGGCCCCCCCCCTCGCGGAGGGCGTCGCGCACACCGGACAGCAGGCGGGCGCCATCAGGGACGCGCGCCGTGCGGAGGCCGGAGAGCGCCTGGACGCGGTGA